GGCAGGCCGCTGGCTTCAGCATAACCTGATGCTGCGGAAAGCGAGGAGTTCGGCACGCCGATGACCATGTCCGCGTCCACAGCCGTTTCGCGGGCAAGACGAGCGCCCATACGTTTGCGGGCGGAATGGACGTTGACGCCGTAGATGTTGGAATCCGGACGGGCGAAATAGATGAACTCCATCGAGCAGATCGCCAGCTGGGTCGTGTCGGTGTAAGTGTCGATGCGGTAGCCGTTGTCGTCCACCACGACGATTTCGCCGGGCTTGATGTCACGGACCAGTTCGGCACCCACCGTGTCCAGCGCACAGGTCTCGCTGGCCAACACGTAGGCCCCGTTGCTCATGCGTCCCAATGAAAGCGGACGGAAGCCGTTCGGGTCGAGCGCCCCGATCATCGCGTTCTTGGTCATCAGCAGATAGGCGAAACCGCCATGAACGATGTTCAGCGCTTCTTTGAGTTTTTCGACGAACGTCGGCTTGCTCGAACGGCGGATCAGGTGCATCAGCACTTCGGTGTCCGAATTGGAGTGGAAAATGGCGCCTTCGTTCTCAAGCTGGGTGCGCAGCGCGATGCAGTTGGTGAGGTTGCCGTTGTGGGCCAACGCGATGTCGCCGTCATGGAATGAGAAGATGAACGGTTGGATGTTGTCGATGCCGCCGGTGCCGCTGGTGGCGTAACGGACGTGGCCGATGGCGCGATCGCCGGTGAGTCGTTCGATCTCGTGCTCGTCATGGAACACTTCGGTCAGCAATCCCAACCCTCGGTGGCCGATGAGCCTGCCGTGATCGTTCGAGACCATGCCGGCGCCTTCTTGCCCACGGTGCTGCAGCGCGTGCAAGCCGAAGTAGGTAAGGCGCGCCGCATCGGGGTGGCCCCAGACGCCGAATAGACCGCATTCCTCGTGAACGTCTTCCAGTTCGAATGACATTTCAGGCCTTCCTTTCGTCTGTCGTATCGGCGCTCTTGCCGGTGAAATACCGCACACCCGCTTCGAAAATCGGCTGGAACTCGTGGCCGGGGACATTGAGATACAAACCATTCCCGCGGCGTTCGGAATGCCCCATCTTGCCGAGCACACGGCCGTCCGGGCTGGTCAGTGCCTCGAGTGCGGCTATAGAACCATTGGGATTGTCGGCCAGATCCATACTCGCGTTGCCGTTTTCGTCTACGTATTGTGTGGCGATCTGTCCGGTATCGGCAAGCTGTCTGATTTGTTCAGGCGTGGCGACGAACCGTCCTTCGCCGTGGGAGATCGGAATGGTGTAGACATCGCCGACCTTGCTGCCGGACATCCACGGTGACAAATCGCTGGAGATGCGGGTGCGTACCAGACGGCTTTGATGACGGCCGATGGTGTTGAACGTCAGCGTCGGCTGGTTTTCGTTGGGATCGACGATGTCGCCGTAAGGCACGAGACCAAGCTTGATCAGCGCCTGGAATCCGTTGCAGATGCCAAGCATCAGGCCGTCGCGGTTGTTCAGCAGATCACGCACGGCATCGGCGACGGCGGGGGCGCGGAAAAACGCGGTTATGAATTTCGCCGATCCGTCCGGTTCGTCGCCGCCGGAGAATCCGCCGGGAATCATGATGATTTGGCTGGCTTTGATTTCCTCGGCCAGCTTTCGTGAGGATTGCGCCACGGCCTCGGGGGAGAGGTTGTTGACGATCAGCGTATGAGGGTCGGCACCTGCCGCCGCGAACGCCGCCGCAGCGTCATACTCGCAATTGTTGCCGGGGAAGACCGGAATGAGCACGCGCGGTTTGGCCTTCAACGGATTGCCGGCATAAAAAGCCTGCCGTCCCTTGCGGTAACTGATGGTTTCCGTTTCGCTCTGTGTTCCGGTTTCGCTTGCATGTCGACTTGCCTTGCTGCGATAGGGGAAGATTTCCTCCATCGCGGATTCCCAGACGTCCTGCAAACCGTCGAGATCGACGGTCTCGCCTGCGGCTGCGAATTCGTAGGCATCGGTTGTCGTGCCGATAACGCTGACATTCACATGGGCGTTGCCTTCCGGCACTTCGGCGTCTTCGGACAGTTCCACGATAAAGGAGCCATATGCGGGCTCGAACAAGGCATCCAGACTGAAGGCATCATCGAGCTTGACGCCGATTCGGTTGCCCAGCGTCATCTTGAACAATGCTTCCGCGCTTGCGCCATAACCGGGCGTCGAAACTGCGAGGGTCTGGTCGGCGGTGGTCAGACCCTCGACCAATGCGATCGTTTCCAGCAGATCGCCGGGGTCGGCAATGAGACGGTAAGCGTTCTCGGCATCGTTGGTGTTGTCGCCAGCTTTTCCATATCCGTATCGTTTCGGCGCGATGCGGACGATGCGATGCCCTGCAGCCTTGAATTCCGGCGATATGGTGCCGTTCATGTTCCCGGTCGACACGGCAAAGGAAACCAACGTGGGTGGTACATCCATCTCCTGGCCATCCTGCTCGAAGCTGCCACTCATCGAATCCTTGCCGCCGATGGCCCCGACCTTCAAGTCGAGCTGTGCGCTCAATGCGCCGAGCAGCGCCGCTGTCGGTTTGCCCCAGCGTTTCGGGTCATCGTGCAGCTTGCCGAAATACTCCTGGAAGCTGAGGTAGGCGTTCTCTCGGGTGAAGCCGGTCGCCACAAGTTTGCATACCGATTCGACCACGGCCAGATAGGCTCCGGCGAACTGGTTGCGCTCGGTGATATACGGGTTGAATCCCCACGCCATGGCGCTGGCGGTGGTGGTCTTGCCTCCCGGCACGGGAAGTTTGGCGACCATGGCCTGACTCGGCGTCAGCTGTTCGCGCCCACCGAACGGCATCAGCACGGTGCCGGCGCCGATGGTGGAGTCGAAACGTTCGGCAAGGCCCTTGTTGCCGGCGACGTTGATGTCGCTGACCAACGAGGTCAGGCGTTGCTTGAGGTCTCCGGATTTCCAGTCTTCGGGAACCGTATAATTCCCAGCCGGCAGCACACGCACATTCTGATGCTTCGCGGCACCGTTCGAGGCAAGGAACTTGCGGGAGAGGTCGACGATGCGCTTGCCGCGCCAATCCATGGTCATCCTTGGCTCGGCGGTGACGGTGGCGATGACCGTGGCTTCAAGGTTCTCTTCGCGTGCATACCGCAAGAACTCGTCCACATCCGTGTCCGCCACGTCGACGGCCATGCGCTCCTGCGACTCGGAAATCGCCAGTTCGGTGCCGTCCAAGCCTTCGTATTTCTTGGGGACCTTGTCGAGATTGATCTTGAGGCCATCCGCGATTTCGCCGGTCGCAACGGATACGCCGCCCGCTCCGAAATCGTTGCAGCGTTTGATGAGCACGCTGGCATCGTGACGGCGGAAAAGCCGTTGCAGCTTGCGCTCGACGGTGGCGTTGCCTTTTTGCACCTCGGCTCCCGATTCGGTGAGGCTTTCGGTGTCTTGCGCCTTGGAAGCTCCTGTGGCGCCGCCGATGCCGTCGCGCCCGGTACGTCCGCCCAAAAGGATGATCTTGTCGCCGGGTGCCGGCGTTTCACGGCGCACGTTGATGGCAGGTGCTGCGCCCACCACGGCCCCGACCTCCATGCGCTTGGCGATATAGCCGGGATGA
The window above is part of the Bifidobacterium sp. ESL0704 genome. Proteins encoded here:
- the purF gene encoding amidophosphoribosyltransferase is translated as MSFELEDVHEECGLFGVWGHPDAARLTYFGLHALQHRGQEGAGMVSNDHGRLIGHRGLGLLTEVFHDEHEIERLTGDRAIGHVRYATSGTGGIDNIQPFIFSFHDGDIALAHNGNLTNCIALRTQLENEGAIFHSNSDTEVLMHLIRRSSKPTFVEKLKEALNIVHGGFAYLLMTKNAMIGALDPNGFRPLSLGRMSNGAYVLASETCALDTVGAELVRDIKPGEIVVVDDNGYRIDTYTDTTQLAICSMEFIYFARPDSNIYGVNVHSARKRMGARLARETAVDADMVIGVPNSSLSAASGYAEASGLPNEMGLIKNQYIARTFIQPTQELREQGVRMKLSAVRGVVKGKRIIVIDDSIVRGTTSKRIVQLLREAGAAEVHMRISSPPLKYPCFYGIDISTTRELIAARMSVEGIRKYIGADSLQFLSLDGLIKSIGLNADAPYGGLCVAYFNGDYPTALDDYEDEFLASLKPEERERLPHFAKYESRYRNNEYRHAESSRHDRSTSATTASTTRRA
- a CDS encoding phosphoribosylformylglycinamidine synthase, coding for MLSTVFRVYVEKKPGFDVEAANLTNELRDVLGLTELVRVRIINRYDAQGLNSKLFDAAVPTVFSEPPVDTATRELPDVSGAQVFAVEYLPGQFDQRAESASQCIQLLSQGTRPEVRTAKIYALYGKLSPDDVSAIKRYVINPVDAHETGLETRETLQTEVKVPADVEVIDGFNELDDAGLQRFIAERGLAMDLGDAKCCQTYFLGEHREPTITEIKVIDTYWSDHCRHTTFGTELTQVDIDDTVVKAAFERYLKVRQDLGRSARPVTLMDMGTIGAKSLEANGELTGLDKSEEINACTVKIKVDVDGKPEDWLFLFKNETHNHPTEIEPFGGAATCIGGCIRDPLSGRAYVYQAMRVTGAGDPRVPVSQTLEGKLPQRKLVTTAAQGYSSYGNQIGLATGQVNEIYHPGYIAKRMEVGAVVGAAPAINVRRETPAPGDKIILLGGRTGRDGIGGATGASKAQDTESLTESGAEVQKGNATVERKLQRLFRRHDASVLIKRCNDFGAGGVSVATGEIADGLKINLDKVPKKYEGLDGTELAISESQERMAVDVADTDVDEFLRYAREENLEATVIATVTAEPRMTMDWRGKRIVDLSRKFLASNGAAKHQNVRVLPAGNYTVPEDWKSGDLKQRLTSLVSDINVAGNKGLAERFDSTIGAGTVLMPFGGREQLTPSQAMVAKLPVPGGKTTTASAMAWGFNPYITERNQFAGAYLAVVESVCKLVATGFTRENAYLSFQEYFGKLHDDPKRWGKPTAALLGALSAQLDLKVGAIGGKDSMSGSFEQDGQEMDVPPTLVSFAVSTGNMNGTISPEFKAAGHRIVRIAPKRYGYGKAGDNTNDAENAYRLIADPGDLLETIALVEGLTTADQTLAVSTPGYGASAEALFKMTLGNRIGVKLDDAFSLDALFEPAYGSFIVELSEDAEVPEGNAHVNVSVIGTTTDAYEFAAAGETVDLDGLQDVWESAMEEIFPYRSKASRHASETGTQSETETISYRKGRQAFYAGNPLKAKPRVLIPVFPGNNCEYDAAAAFAAAGADPHTLIVNNLSPEAVAQSSRKLAEEIKASQIIMIPGGFSGGDEPDGSAKFITAFFRAPAVADAVRDLLNNRDGLMLGICNGFQALIKLGLVPYGDIVDPNENQPTLTFNTIGRHQSRLVRTRISSDLSPWMSGSKVGDVYTIPISHGEGRFVATPEQIRQLADTGQIATQYVDENGNASMDLADNPNGSIAALEALTSPDGRVLGKMGHSERRGNGLYLNVPGHEFQPIFEAGVRYFTGKSADTTDERKA